A stretch of Schistocerca americana isolate TAMUIC-IGC-003095 chromosome 3, iqSchAmer2.1, whole genome shotgun sequence DNA encodes these proteins:
- the LOC124607460 gene encoding cuticle protein 38-like, with product MIKIVLVLAAAACCVSAAPKAGLAPLAYSAPLVAAAPVAYAAPAPAVVTAHSSQYIAQNFNGLAVAAAAPVVAAAYHAAPFAAAYHAAPAILG from the coding sequence ATCGTGCTGGTCCTGGccgcagctgcctgctgtgtgaGCGCCGCCCCCAAAGCCGGCCTCGCCCCCCTGGCCTACTCCGCCCCCCTGGTGGCCGCCGCCCCcgtggcctacgccgcccccgcgccGGCCGTCGTGACGGCGCACAGCTCGCAGTACATCGCGCAGAACTTCAACGGACTCGCcgtggccgccgccgcccccgtcgtCGCCGCCGCCTACCACGCAGCCCCCTTCGCTGCTGCCTACCACGCTGCTCCGGCGATACTCGGCTGA